A segment of the Catenuloplanes nepalensis genome:
GCCGGCCCGACCCGGACCTCGGCCGGACGCTGGTGCAGCTCACGCTGGCGCTGCGCGCGGCCGGCCGGGACGCCGAGGCGGCCCGGCGGGAGGCGCTCGCCGAGCTCGGCCCGGACCATCCGGACGCGCGCCTACTCCCAGCGGTGTAGGCGCCCCGGTCCGACCGGCAGCCGACGACGCCATCCCGCCCCGCCGCACAGCATGGGGATGTGCCGGGAGGTCCGGCACATCCCCATCGCCATCGGGAGGCGACACACCATGTCCGGAAACCAGGACGCCGACATCAAGCTGCTGACGATCGTGGACGACGGCACCCAGTTCAGCGCGGACACCCTCACGAACGGGCTGCCGTTCGAGGTGTCGGCCCAGATCGAGATCGGCAAGGACCTGATGCGGGTCGTCACCAAGCACGAGCTGTTCGTGACCATCCACAACGTCACCCAGCAGTCCGTCCTCGTGCCGCAGGTGCGCCTCGACCTGCCGCTCACCGCCCAGGACGGCAACACGCCGTACGTGGGCGAGCTGCGCGCCCGCATCGACACCTGGAAGGCCGAGGAGGGCGACGTCCTGCGCGCCATCGCCACCTACAAGGTCACGGCCGGTGTCTTCCGCGACTTCTCCACCGCGAGCAGTCAGGAGACGGTCGTCCAGGCCTGACCCCGCCGCGCCGGTGCCCTCGACGGGCACCGGCGCCTCCAATGAGGAGGAGAGAGATGTTCTGGACCGTTCTGATCGTGTTCGGCGGCGGGCTGCTGCTGGTCGCGGCGCTGCTCGGCCTCTCCGCGTGGCTCGAGGACACCGGCCTGCGCGGCCTCACCGTCGTCGTCGGCTTCGTCATCACCGTGGTCGTGGCGATCTTCCTCGCGGCCGCCGAGGCCGCCCCCACCTGGATCGGGCGATGAACGCCGCGGCCGCGATCGCGGCGTTCACCCTGCTCCTGCCGCTGCCCGTGGCCGTGCCGGCGTCGGCGTGCGCCGGGCTCACCCCGACCGTCGTCGGCACCCAGAACGGCGAGGTCGTCACCGGCACCGCGGGCGACGACATCATCGACGCGCTCGGCGGCGACGACATCGTGCTGGGCGGCGACGGCAACGACGTCATCTGCGCCGGCGACGGCCACGACCGGCTCCACGGCGACGCCGGCGACGACACGCTCGACGGTGGAGCCGGCGACGACCGGGCCGACGGCGGCGCCGGCGCGGACCGGCTGACCGGTGCGGGCGGCGACGACGCGCTGATCGGCACGCCGGGCGAGTACGACGTCGCCGACTACGCCGGCGCGCCGTTCGGCATCGTCGCGGACCTGGCCACCGGCATCGTCCAGGGCGACGGCACCGACACGATCTCCGGCGTCGAGGTGGTCCGCGGCACGCCGTACGCGGACACGCTGCGCGGCGGGCCGCTCGCCGACGTGCTGCTCGGCCTGGACGGCGACAACCGGATCACCGGAGGTGCCGGTGACGACCAGGTCTCCGGCGGGACCGGCGCGGACGTGATCGACGGCGACGGCGGAGACGACTACCTGAGCGGCTACCTCGGCCACGACCGTCTCTCCGGCGGGCCCGGCGACGACACGATCTACGGTGACGGCGGCGACGACGAGCTGGCCGGTGGCCCCGGTGACGACCTCCTGGCCGCGCAGTCCGGCGACGACCTCGCGGACGGCGGCGACGGCGCCGACGGCCTCTACGGCGAGACCGGCGCCGACGTGCTCAACGGCGGTCCCGGCGACGACTACGTGATCGACGGTGGTCTCGGCGTCGACTGGCTCGACGGCGGCCCGGGCGCCGACCGCATCTACGGTGGCGCGTTCAGCGGCGACGGCGGCGACATCATCTCCGGCGGCGACGGCGACGACGGCATCGACGGCGCGAGCGGCGACGACCGGATCGACGCCGGTCCCGGCCAGGACCGCACGGCCGGCGACACCGGCAACGACCTGATCCTCGGCGGCGCCGGCCACGACGCGCTCTACGGCGGCGACGGCGATGACAGCCTGATCGGCAACGACGGCGACGACGAACTCGACGGCCAGCTCGGCGACGACCGCGCGGACGGCGGCGCCGGCTTCGACGCGCTGCGCGGCGCCGAGGGCGACGACCTGCTCCTCGGCCGCCTCGGCAACGACGTCCTCACCGGCGCGGCCGGCGACGACCGCCTGTTCGGCGACGACGGCGACGACACGCTCGACGGCGGCACCGGCACGGACCGCCTGGCCGGCGGCGCGGGCACCGACGCCTGCACCACCGGCGAACTCATCGACAGCTGCCCGTGACCCTTCGTGGGGGTACGCGTCCGCGCGTACCCCACGACGGTCAAGGCTCAGCGCCCGGCGGCTCGCCGCCCGATCGCCTCGACCCGGGCGAGCGCGCGCCGCGCCTCGTCCACCATGCTCTCCCGCACCGCACCGAAACCACGGTTGTCCGGCCGGGCGTAGATCTCCGCGTAGAACTCCAGGTGCTCCGCGTGATAGCGGCGCAGCACCTCCACCAGCGAACCACCGACGTGCACGATCGGATCCTCCGGTTCCGCGGTGTCCGCGACGCCCCACACGTCCGTGCGGCGTTCCCGCAGCCACGAGAGCCGGTAGCCGATGATGTCGCTCTTCAGCGTGGTCCCGGCCGCCATCAGACTCATCAGCGGTACGAGGTCCGGGTCCCGGGCGAAGAGCCGCCGCTCCGCGTCCCCGAGGATGAGGCTGGCCGAAAGGGCCGGACCACCCCGGCTCGGCGGCACGAGAAGCTGCCACGGCAGATACGTGTAGTTCACGACGAGGCCGACGTCCGCCGGAACCTCGAACACCGCGTGGAACTCCTCCGGGAACTCGACCCCGTAGCAGCCGCGCACGACCTCCCGCGTCCCCAGCCCGGCCGCGTAGAGCCTCCGGGCCAGATCCGCCATCGCGGAATAGTCGCCGCGGGACACGCCGGCCCGCAGCCGGGCGGCCTCCTCGTCGTTCATCGCGGGCCACCCCGGCTCGGCGGAGGATCCCGCATGATGTCATCGAGCAGTCGCTTCAGCGCGATCCACTCGCGGCGCAACTCGTCGCCGGTCATCGTGCGGATCATCTCCCGGGTCACCCGGCCGGCCGCCTCGATCGTCCTGGCGACGTTCGGGCTGGTGTCGCGCATCGCGGGATCCGGATTACGCGTGGCCAGCTCGATGGCCTCGGCGACCGCCGCGTCCAGGGTGGCGAGCCGCGCCCGGATCGGCGGGCTGTCGACGTGCCTTGACCCGGGGTGGCATGGGTCTCCTCACGCCCGCACGATGTTCCTCGCCCGTCCACGCTAGAGGAGTCGCCGACCGGAGCGCCCCGATGAAATCCCTAGGTTTCGTGCCTCAGCGGTCCAGCAGCTGGGCCAGGTGGACGGCCGGGCGGTCGCGCAGGTCGGCGACCTGGGTGCGGCAGGAGAAGCCGTCCGCGAGGACCACCGCGTGCGGGGCGGCGTCCAGCGCGGGCAGCAGGTTCTGCTCCGCGACCGCGACCGAGACCTCGTAGTGGCCGATCTCCACGCCGAAGTTGCCGGCCAGTCCGCAGCAGCCGGCCAGCCGCCGCACCCGGGCGCCGGTCGCGGCGAGCAGGTCCGCGTCGGTCTTCCAGCCGATCACCGCGTGGTGGTGGCAGTGCGGCTGCGCGACGACCTCCACATCGGACAGGTCGGGGGGCGTCCAGCCGGGTGTCTGCGACAACAGTTCCGCGAGCGTGCGCACGGAGCCCGCGACGGCCTCCGCGTCCGCGTCGCCGGGCAGCAGTTCGCGCACGTCGGAGCGGAGGACCGCGGTGCACGACGGCTCGATGCCCACGATCGGCACGCCGGCCCGGGCATCAAGAGCCAATGCCGCCACGGTACGCGTGAGGATCTTCTTCGCCGAGTCCAGCTGGCCGGTGGTGATCCAGGTCAGGCCGCAGCACACCGACCCGGACGGCAGCCGCGGCTCGTAACCGGCGGCGCGCAGCACCCGGACCGTGGCGTCCGCGACCTCGGGCGAGAACGCGTCCGAGAACGAGTCAGCGAACAGGATGACCGGCTTCTTCGCCGTCACCTCGGGCTTGAACGTGCGCCGGAACGGCTTTCGGGCGAACGCGGGCACGGACCGCCGGCCGTCCACCCCGGCCAGCCACAGCGCGAGCTTCCCGACGCCGGGCAGGCGCACGCCGAGGTTCGCCAGCCGCGGCACCCATCCGGCCAGCCGCGCCCAGAACGGCAGCTTGCCCAGCGTGTAGTGCGAGCGTGGCCGCAGGCGGCCCTGATAGGTCTGGTGCAGCACCTCGGACTTGTACGTCGCCATGTCGATGCCGGTCGGGCAGTCCGACGCGCACCCCTTGCAGGACAGGCACAGGTCCATCGCGTCGTGCACGGACGGGTGCGCCCAGTCCAGCTCGCCGCGCACCACCTCCTGCAGCACCCGGGCCCGCCCGCGCGTCGAGTCCTTCTCCTCCCGGGTCGCGAGGTATGACGGGCACATGACGCCACCGGCCGCGGAGTTGTCGGCGCGACACTTACCGACGCCGGTGCACCGGTGCACGGCCTGGCCGAGGTCGCCGTCGTCGTGCGGGTACGCCATGGCGAGCTTCTTCAGCGGGAACCGGCCGGCCGGGCGCACGTCCGCGTCGATCGGGTCCGGGTCGACCAGCACGCCCGGGTTGAGCAGGTTGTCCGGGTCGAACGCGGCCTTGACGCCGGCGAACAGCGCGATCGCGTCCGCGGAGTACATGTGCGGCAGCAGCTCGGACCGGGCCCGCCCGTCGCCGTGCTCGCCGGACAGCGACCCGCCGAACTCGCCGACGAGCTTCGCCGCGTCGGTCAGGAACTCCCGCATGATCTTCGTGCCGCCGGGCTGGTCGAGCGGAAGGTCGAGGCGCACGTGCATGCAGCCGTCGCCGAAGTGCCCGAACGGCGCGGACGTCATGTCGTACGACGCGACCAGCTCGTCGAACCGGGCCAGGTAGGCGCCCAGCTTCGCAGGCGGCACGGCCGCGTCCTCCCAGCCGGGCCAGGCCGGCCGGTCCGAGGGGGCGCGCCCTGCCAGGCCGGCGCCGTCCTCGCGGATGCGCCACAGCCGGGCCTGGGTGGCCGGGTCCGTGAGGACCAGGCTGGACGCTCCGATCCCGTCGGCCGCGAGCCGGCGGGCGCGCGACTCGACCTCGCCGGCGTCGTCACCGGCCAGCTCCACGAACAGCCAGGCGGCACCGGACGGCAGCGGCGGCACCGCGTCCGGGCCGCGACGGGCGCGCAGCACGTCGAGCAGCCGGGAGTCGAGGCCCTCGCACGAGGTCGGGCCGTGCGCGACCACGGCGGGGGAGGCCTCGCCGGCCGCCACGATGTCCGGGAAGCCGAGCACGACCACCATCCGGACCGGCGCGTCGACGACCAGTTTCACGGTCGCCTGGGTGATCACGGCCAGGGTGCCCTCGGAACCGACCAGCGCGCGGGTCAGGTCGAAGCGCTCCGGCAGCAGGTGCTGCACGGCGTAGCCGGAGACCTGCCGGCCGAACCGGTCGAACTCGGTGCGCGCGGTGGCGAGGTGCCGGTTCACGGTGCTTCTGACGTCGGCGATGACCGGGTCGGCGCCGCGGGTGAACGCGCCACTCCCGTCGTACCCCGTGATCAGTTCTTGACCTGAGACCGTGAGAAGTTCGAGGCCGGCCACGTTGTCGGACGTGCGGCCGTAGGCGAGCGACCGCGAGCCGCACGCGTTGTTGCCGATCATGCCGCCGATCGTGCAGCGCGGGTGGGTCGACGGGTCCGGGCCGAAGCGCACGCCGTGCGGCATGGCCGCCTTCTGCAGGACCGCGTGCACGGTGCCGGGCTCGACGACCGCGGTCCGTGCCTCCGGATCGACGCTGAGCACGCGGTTGAGGTGCCGGGAGAAGTCGAGCACGATGCCGCGCCCGACCGCGTTGCCCGCGACGGATGTGCCGGCGCCGCGGCTGGTCAGCGGCGTGCCGGTCTCCCTGGCCACCGCGAGCGCGGCCGCGACCTCGTCGACGTGCCGCGGGCGGACCACGGCCAGCGGCGGAATGCGGTAGAGCGAGGCGTCGGACGCGTACATGCCGAGCGTGCCGGCGTCGGCACGCACCTCGAGCCCGGCCCGCTTCAGCGCCGCCACTACATCAGTCATAAGTAACATGTTACTCGTGCCCCAGCTCAGCCTGCCGCCAGAGGCCCCCACCCTCGCCGACGCCGTCGCCCGCGCGGTCCGCGACGGCGTCGCCGCCGGCCAGCTCGTGCCGGACACCACCTACTCCGTCTACCAGCTCGCCGACCTGCTCGGCGTCTCCCGCAGCCCGGTCCGCGAGGGCCTGCTCCGCCTCGCCGAGGCCGGCCTGATCGAGATCCGCCGCAACCGCGGTTTCCGCGTCCTTCCGCCCCGGGTGGCCGACGTGGAGGAGATCATCGGCATCCGGCTGGCGCTGGAGCCGGACGCGGCGCGCCGGGCCGCGGTCGACGGCACCGACGAGCAGCACGCGGCGGTCCGGTCCGCGCTGGGCGACATGGCCCGCGCGGCCGCGAGCCGCGACGAGGCCGGGTTTTGGGCCGCCGACCGGGTACTGCACGATCTGCTGCTGCGCGCGGCCGGCAAACCGCGCACCGCCGCGATCATCGACGGGCTGCGCTCCACGACCGCGCTGCTCGGCCCGCCCACCACGGCCAGCGGGCGCACGCTCGCGCAGATCCACGCCGAGCACGAGCCCGTGGTGACCGCGGTACTGGCCCGGGACGGCGACGCCGCGTTCACCGCTATGCACGCCCACCTGCGGGCGACCGGCGCGCTGCTGGTGCAGAATCTGCGCGGGAGTGCGTAACGTCTCCGAAATGGCCTTTCGCCCACGTCGCACGTGGTTCGGGCGGTCTGGTGTGACCCCGTCCGCTTGACGGTAATGTGTCGGAAATTTACGATCCTCATCGCTCTTAACACGATCTAGTGCGAGACGGTGGGACAAACGTGGGTACACCCGGCTATCGGGACCATCCCGTTCCTGACTGGGATCCGGACGCGCCGACGGACGTGGGGGAGGCCGAGGAGTTCCTCCGGCAGTACCACGCCGAGAACCCCGGCTCGGGCGACGTGACGGACCGGCTGGACGGGGTCCGTGCCGAGATCGCGGCGACCGGCACGTACGAGCACACGCTGGAAGAGGTCACCTACGGCGCGAAGCTGGCCTGGCGCAACGCCAGCCGCTGCATCGGCCGCCTCTACTGGCGCAGCCTGCACGTGCTGGACCGGCGCTCGGCCCGCACGCCGCACGAGATCTACGCCGGGCTGGTGCGGCACCTGGAGATAGCCAGCGGCACGGACGTGCGCCCGGGCGCCCGGGCGGTCCGGCAGGGCGCGATCCGCCCGGTGCTCAGCGTGTTCGCCCCGGCGCGGCCCGGCCGGCCGTACGCCCGGGTCTGGAACGACCAGCTCATCCGGTACGCCGGCTACCGCATGCCGGACGGGACGACGCTCGGCGACCCGGCGCAGGCCGACTTCACCGAGTCGATGGAGTTGCTCGGCTGGAAGGGCGAGCAGACGCCGTTCGACGTGCTCCCGCTGGTGATCGACACCCCGGAGCACGGCCTGCACATGTACGACCTGCCGGACAACGTGGTGCTGGAGGTCCCGCTCGTCCACCCGGACCACGGCTGGTTCGCCGAGCTGGGCCTGCGCTGGTACGCGGTGCCCGCCATCGCCAACCAGCGGCTGCGGATCGGTGGCGTCGACTACCCGCTGGCCCCGTTCAACGGCTGGTACATGGGCACCGAGATAGGCGCTCGCAACCTGGCCGACACGGACAGGTACGACCTGCTGCCGGTGGTCGCGCAGCGGCTCGGCCTGGACATGAGCTCGGAGGCCACGCTGTGGCGCGACCGGGCGCTGGTGGAGCTCAACCGGGCCGTGCTGCACTCCTACGAGCGAGCCGGTGTGAAGATCAGCGACCATCACACCGAGGCCGCCCGGTTCCTCGAGCACGTGCGCCGCGAGGAGCGGGCCGGCCGCGAGGTGCCGGCCGACTGGAGCTGGATCGTGCCGCCCATGTCCGGCGCGGCCACGCCGGTCTTCCACCGCTACTACCACGAGGCCGATCAGCGCCCCAACTTCTACCTCGACGAGGACGCGCGGCTGCTCGCCCGGTACGGACACGTCCGGGCGAGCACGCCGCCACGTTCATGACCGCCGGTGCCCGGCCTGGCTCAGCATGTGCGCGGCCATCCAGTCGTAGACCCAGATCCACGCCGCGCTGGTCGACGAGGTCCAGTCGTCCGAGACGTCGCCGACCGCCCGGACCAGCGCATGCCCCACGTACGGATAGTGTTCGGGCAGGACGCCGAGGCGGTCGGCATGATGCGCGCCGAGCCGGTGCAGCGATCGCTCCATCTGCACCGCGTAGCGGTCCGGCTCCGTCAGCGCGCGGATGCCGTCCAGCAGCGCGCGGCACAGCTTCTCGTTCTGCGCCGTCATGTCGTCGGGGAACATCGCCCGCACGCCCGGCGCCAGCGCGAAAAGATGCCGGTAGAACGCCTCCGCCAGCGCGACCGGCCGGTCCGCGACCGACGCGGCCGTCCTCTGCACGATCTGCATGGCCTCGGCGTCCGGCCGGGGATGGTTTCCGGGAGCACCGGCCGGCGCCCGGCTGACATTCGCCGGATGGACGGCTCGCGTGCTGCGGCCCATGCCTCCGGATGCGGCTCCGTAATCGATCACCGATGCACTATAACGTCCACTCTCGATAGGTTGTGCGGCTGTACATGGTTTTTGTCCGAAACGCCGTTCCACCAGGAGTTTCAGGCGTGTTACCGCGTGGCGCCACGCCCACATCGGATCGCGGGGACCGTCCTGCACCCGCGGCTGACGTCGCCTCCCGGCTCGGAAACGCGTGGTTCGCCGATACCGCACCCATCGCCGGATCTCCGTTCACGAGATGGCGCACAAGGCGCCACGGCTGCGGTACCTGAACGAAGGTCCGCTGACGAGTTCGCGGCCGTCCCGGCGAGCCGGGAATCCTCACCCGGCCAGGGTGGCGTAGCGGCCGTTGGAGGCCAGCAGGGAGGCGTGGGTGCCGGATTCGATGACGCGGCCGTGGTCTATGACGGCGATCTGGTCGGCGTCGCGGATCGTGGAGAGACGGTGGGCGATGGTGATGGTGGTGCGGCCGGCCGCGAGGGTGTCGAAGGCGCGCTGGACGGCGCGTTCGGTGGAGGTGTCGAGGGCGGAGGTGGCCTCGTCGAGGACCAGGATGCGGGGGTCGCGCAGGAGGGTGCGGGCGATCGCGATGCGCTGCTGTTCGCCGCCGGAGAAGCGGTAGCCGCGGGAGCCGACTACCGTGTCGTACCCGTCGGGGAGGGTCTGGATGTGGTCGTGGATCTGGGCGGCGCGCGCGGCGGACTCGATCTCGGCGTCGGTGGCGTCCGGTTTCGCGTAGCGCAGGTTCTCGCGGATCGTGGTGTGCAGCAGGTAGGTCTCCTGGCTGACCACGCCGATGATGCCGGCCAGGTCGTCGAGGCGCAGGTCGCGCACGTCGACGCCGTCGATGGTGACGCGGCCGGAGTCGGGGTCGTGCAGGCGTGAGATGAGGGCGGCGAGCGTGCTCTTGCCGGATCCGGTCTCGCCGACCAGCGCGAGGCTGCTGCCCGCGGGCACGTCCAGGGTCACGCCGGCGATGGCCGCGGTGTCGCTGCCGGGGTACGCGTAGGTGACGTCCTCCAGGCGCAGATGGCCGCGCGGCTTGCTCAACGTTGTAGGCGCCGCGGGATCCGCCACCTCGATCGGCAGGTCCAGGTACTCGAAGATGCGGGCGAACAGCGCCAGCGACGCGGTGATCTGCACGCCCACGCTGAGCAGGCCCATCAGCGGGCGGAACAGGCCGTTCTGCAACGCGGTGAACGCGACCAGCGTGCCGATGCTGATCGCGCCGGCCGAGCCGGGCAGGCCGGCGGAGAGGTAGATGAGCGCGGGGATCGCGGCGAAGATTATGCTCATCGTGGCCATCCGCCAGCGGCCGGCCAACTCGGAGCGCAGCTCCAGGTCGATCAGGCGGGCGGACGAGCCGGTGAACCGGGCGATCTGGTGCGCGCCCGCGCCCATGGTCTTGCTGAGCCGGACGCCGCTGACCGAGAGGCCCTCCTCGATCGTGACGTTCAGGTCGGCGAGCTCGCGCTGGCGCTCGGCGACGATCTCGCGGCGCATGCCGGCGACCTTGCGCGTGAAGTAGATCGCGGGCGGCAGCACGATGAGCGACGCCAGCGACAGTTGCCAGGACAGCGCGACCATGGCGACGACCGTGGCGACCGCGGTGGTCAGGTTCGCCGCGACGCCGGCCGCGGTGTTGGTCACCACGGTCTCCATGCCGCCGATGTCGTTGGTGATCCGGGACTGGACCTCGCCGGTACGCGTGCGCGTGAAGAACCCGACGGACTGCCGCTGCAGGTGGGTGAAGACGTCGACGCGCAGCCGGTGCATCACCTCCTGGCCGACCCGGGTGGAGATCCAGGTCTGCACCACGCCGAGCGCCGCGGTCACGGCCGCGACCGCGATCATGCCGGCGACCAGCCAGGACAGCAGCGTCAGGTCCTGCCGGGGTAGCGCGGCGTCGATGACCTCGCGGAGCAGGAACGGCGACGCCATCCCGACCGCGGCGGAGACCACGATGATCGCGGTGACGACCGTGAGCGGCCCGCGGTGCGGGGCGAACAGCGCGGCGATGCGGCGCAGCGACACGGCGCGCGCCTGGGCTCTCTCGGCCTCGGAGGGTTTCTGTCGATCTCGTGGCAAGGCGTTCTCCCTTATTGCTGAGGTAACCTCATCATGAGGCTACAACCTCATCTCCGGCCACCGCTATTCCCGGCGAGGCGGCGCCAGGGCCTCGCCCGCGGCGATCTACCCGTGATGGTGTCCGGCGGCACCCGCGCCACCGGCGGCGTCGACCTCCCCGAGCAGGCGATCATGGGCGCGTTCCGTTTCTGAGCGCGTTTTCCGCGGGAGGGCACGGGGATGGCAAGCTGTTCCCGTGCCCGAACCGTCTCCTGACTCGCTGCCCGAGCTGTTCTGGGCCGTCGCCCGCCGGCTGCGGCACGCCAGCCGGGAGACGCTCGCGCCGTTCTCGATCACGCCGAGCCAGTCCCGCGCGCTCGGCGTGCTCGCCCACCACGGCCCGCTGCGGCTCAGCGCGGTCGCGGAGCACCTGCACATCGCGCCCCGGTCCGCGACCGAGGTGATCGACGGCCTGGAGACCCTGGGTTA
Coding sequences within it:
- a CDS encoding MarR family winged helix-turn-helix transcriptional regulator — its product is MPEPSPDSLPELFWAVARRLRHASRETLAPFSITPSQSRALGVLAHHGPLRLSAVAEHLHIAPRSATEVIDGLETLGYAARHPDPDDRRATLVSLTDAGTAAGESIKAARRAEADRLFGALPDTDRAALDRILRALL
- a CDS encoding calcium-binding protein, producing the protein MNAAAAIAAFTLLLPLPVAVPASACAGLTPTVVGTQNGEVVTGTAGDDIIDALGGDDIVLGGDGNDVICAGDGHDRLHGDAGDDTLDGGAGDDRADGGAGADRLTGAGGDDALIGTPGEYDVADYAGAPFGIVADLATGIVQGDGTDTISGVEVVRGTPYADTLRGGPLADVLLGLDGDNRITGGAGDDQVSGGTGADVIDGDGGDDYLSGYLGHDRLSGGPGDDTIYGDGGDDELAGGPGDDLLAAQSGDDLADGGDGADGLYGETGADVLNGGPGDDYVIDGGLGVDWLDGGPGADRIYGGAFSGDGGDIISGGDGDDGIDGASGDDRIDAGPGQDRTAGDTGNDLILGGAGHDALYGGDGDDSLIGNDGDDELDGQLGDDRADGGAGFDALRGAEGDDLLLGRLGNDVLTGAAGDDRLFGDDGDDTLDGGTGTDRLAGGAGTDACTTGELIDSCP
- a CDS encoding globin domain-containing protein, encoding MIDYGAASGGMGRSTRAVHPANVSRAPAGAPGNHPRPDAEAMQIVQRTAASVADRPVALAEAFYRHLFALAPGVRAMFPDDMTAQNEKLCRALLDGIRALTEPDRYAVQMERSLHRLGAHHADRLGVLPEHYPYVGHALVRAVGDVSDDWTSSTSAAWIWVYDWMAAHMLSQAGHRRS
- a CDS encoding GntR family transcriptional regulator codes for the protein MPQLSLPPEAPTLADAVARAVRDGVAAGQLVPDTTYSVYQLADLLGVSRSPVREGLLRLAEAGLIEIRRNRGFRVLPPRVADVEEIIGIRLALEPDAARRAAVDGTDEQHAAVRSALGDMARAAASRDEAGFWAADRVLHDLLLRAAGKPRTAAIIDGLRSTTALLGPPTTASGRTLAQIHAEHEPVVTAVLARDGDAAFTAMHAHLRATGALLVQNLRGSA
- a CDS encoding nitric oxide synthase oxygenase — its product is MGTPGYRDHPVPDWDPDAPTDVGEAEEFLRQYHAENPGSGDVTDRLDGVRAEIAATGTYEHTLEEVTYGAKLAWRNASRCIGRLYWRSLHVLDRRSARTPHEIYAGLVRHLEIASGTDVRPGARAVRQGAIRPVLSVFAPARPGRPYARVWNDQLIRYAGYRMPDGTTLGDPAQADFTESMELLGWKGEQTPFDVLPLVIDTPEHGLHMYDLPDNVVLEVPLVHPDHGWFAELGLRWYAVPAIANQRLRIGGVDYPLAPFNGWYMGTEIGARNLADTDRYDLLPVVAQRLGLDMSSEATLWRDRALVELNRAVLHSYERAGVKISDHHTEAARFLEHVRREERAGREVPADWSWIVPPMSGAATPVFHRYYHEADQRPNFYLDEDARLLARYGHVRASTPPRS
- a CDS encoding FAD-binding and (Fe-S)-binding domain-containing protein yields the protein MTDVVAALKRAGLEVRADAGTLGMYASDASLYRIPPLAVVRPRHVDEVAAALAVARETGTPLTSRGAGTSVAGNAVGRGIVLDFSRHLNRVLSVDPEARTAVVEPGTVHAVLQKAAMPHGVRFGPDPSTHPRCTIGGMIGNNACGSRSLAYGRTSDNVAGLELLTVSGQELITGYDGSGAFTRGADPVIADVRSTVNRHLATARTEFDRFGRQVSGYAVQHLLPERFDLTRALVGSEGTLAVITQATVKLVVDAPVRMVVVLGFPDIVAAGEASPAVVAHGPTSCEGLDSRLLDVLRARRGPDAVPPLPSGAAWLFVELAGDDAGEVESRARRLAADGIGASSLVLTDPATQARLWRIREDGAGLAGRAPSDRPAWPGWEDAAVPPAKLGAYLARFDELVASYDMTSAPFGHFGDGCMHVRLDLPLDQPGGTKIMREFLTDAAKLVGEFGGSLSGEHGDGRARSELLPHMYSADAIALFAGVKAAFDPDNLLNPGVLVDPDPIDADVRPAGRFPLKKLAMAYPHDDGDLGQAVHRCTGVGKCRADNSAAGGVMCPSYLATREEKDSTRGRARVLQEVVRGELDWAHPSVHDAMDLCLSCKGCASDCPTGIDMATYKSEVLHQTYQGRLRPRSHYTLGKLPFWARLAGWVPRLANLGVRLPGVGKLALWLAGVDGRRSVPAFARKPFRRTFKPEVTAKKPVILFADSFSDAFSPEVADATVRVLRAAGYEPRLPSGSVCCGLTWITTGQLDSAKKILTRTVAALALDARAGVPIVGIEPSCTAVLRSDVRELLPGDADAEAVAGSVRTLAELLSQTPGWTPPDLSDVEVVAQPHCHHHAVIGWKTDADLLAATGARVRRLAGCCGLAGNFGVEIGHYEVSVAVAEQNLLPALDAAPHAVVLADGFSCRTQVADLRDRPAVHLAQLLDR
- a CDS encoding ABC transporter ATP-binding protein; its protein translation is MPRDRQKPSEAERAQARAVSLRRIAALFAPHRGPLTVVTAIIVVSAAVGMASPFLLREVIDAALPRQDLTLLSWLVAGMIAVAAVTAALGVVQTWISTRVGQEVMHRLRVDVFTHLQRQSVGFFTRTRTGEVQSRITNDIGGMETVVTNTAAGVAANLTTAVATVVAMVALSWQLSLASLIVLPPAIYFTRKVAGMRREIVAERQRELADLNVTIEEGLSVSGVRLSKTMGAGAHQIARFTGSSARLIDLELRSELAGRWRMATMSIIFAAIPALIYLSAGLPGSAGAISIGTLVAFTALQNGLFRPLMGLLSVGVQITASLALFARIFEYLDLPIEVADPAAPTTLSKPRGHLRLEDVTYAYPGSDTAAIAGVTLDVPAGSSLALVGETGSGKSTLAALISRLHDPDSGRVTIDGVDVRDLRLDDLAGIIGVVSQETYLLHTTIRENLRYAKPDATDAEIESAARAAQIHDHIQTLPDGYDTVVGSRGYRFSGGEQQRIAIARTLLRDPRILVLDEATSALDTSTERAVQRAFDTLAAGRTTITIAHRLSTIRDADQIAVIDHGRVIESGTHASLLASNGRYATLAG